CCTTCATTTTAGGGCCTCTGAAATTGTTGGCAGAATAGCAGGTTGCCAACATGCTCAATGTCAGATGTGGcaacattttgctttaattgTGTATCTGGTCTGCTGCTAATCAAGTTACACTAAGTATGTTTGTGGATAACTCTTTATTTATAGGCCACAAGGTTGCCTTTCAGATAGAGGTAATTGCAatcacttcagaaatgaagaaactaaAGTGTAATGAGGAAAATTGTGACTTGCTCAAGATCACTTTCCAGAATATTCATAACTTTGTTAAATACTGTCTTCACAGCTGTGCCTAAGTATTGACTTTGAAATTGTTGTACTGTCTTCTGTTGTAAGGCCAGCAGAGGGAGTATGTGTATAACGCTGGGAAATCCACTTCCAGAGCTTTCGTGAATCGGTGACATCAGGGCTGGTCCGGGAGTAGTGGctagcaaatattttccatgttaaTTTCATGCTCTATTATAACCCGAGCTCAGGGGAGTTGCGGTAATAACTGTTACagggaaataaattatattaagtttgaaaattaaaaccttACCTCAGAGATTCCAtataacagcaaacaaaaggGATTgagtgaaagcaaaaatattaaaaatgcaaagcttcTTGATGTTGTCCCTTGAAATTCTTCTGGAAGATTATTTATTGTAGAAAAGTTAATACTGTTCTTATTATGtataaagaattaaatataaTGGATGTTACACTTAATAATAACCTTTGATAATTCTGATAGTTCTAAATCCAGCAAATGAGTGTTGCAAAATGTAATCTGTACAATTATATGAagataaaatgcaattaaaggATTGTCGTAACCAACTTCTATACAGACAAATTAAGCATTATTTCTAATAGGATATTCTTATCATTCACATGTGGCATGGCTCAGAATATTGTACATTACCAACTCCTTTTTAGGTATTATCTGTTTCGTTTTTATTGTGTTaatcttttatgttttttaactCTAGGTGGAATTTGGGGCGGGGTGTGCTCTTTTGTAGCTAAGTATTGAACTAAAATTTGTGAGCTAAATTACTGTAGAGGGGAAAATCACTGTTTGCATTACTTCTTTGAACTGCACTCTCCTACTTAAGTATTGTTGGTCTTTCCTCTAATCTCCCTCTTGGTTATTGAAGGGGTATGTACCAGGTGGTGCAGCTTTTCCAGTGACTAGCCAAAGAATACAAGGCTTGCAATTTCTCTATTTGTTACTTATTGGAGAAACATTAAGCTTTCTTGCCTCTGTAATGTATGTGgtataaaaaaatctgcagctgaACTTGTAAGATTACAAACCCATCATGTTTTGTGTGCAGAAAGCTTTCAGTATGGTAATGCAAAAGTCCTATGTATACCATGATTATattgtaaaaaggaaaacttctcTCAGGTACTGAATTTAATGGCTTTTGGCAGTCTTACAtctgaggtttttttctttttttcttttttttttttccaggtggaTTTGGTGTAGCAAAGAACCTGTGTTCCTGGGCTGTAGATGGCAAGAACTGTACTGTTAACGAGCACGTGAACTCCACACTCCAAGCTTTCCACAGAGCTAAAAAGCCCATAGGTTTGTGCTGTATATCGCCAGTCCTGGCAGCTAAAGTCTTTCCTGGTTGTGAAGTCACAGTCGGCCAAGATAAAAACGTAGATGGAAGGTAAGAAGGAaagggatggagttaatttaTGTGGGAATTAGGATTAGAAAATGTCCAGTCTTCTGTGCTAAAATCTGTGGTCTCTGGTGTCAGCAACCCTTTGGTAACTGACagttttctcttattttaaagtttcagtTGGGTAATACTCGTAGACGTGGTGCTCTTAGGGCAGATGGACTGAATGCATGAGGTCAGGAGACTTCGTATGTACTATGGTTGGAACAACTTATCCCtgaattcagaaatatattGGTCTATGATATGCCCTATAATGTCAAAATCCACAGACACATTACAAGTATGAAAAATATAGACAACCTTATTTCTTGCCTAAATCATCATTCTGCAAGCCACTGAAGGCAACATAGGTTCCTGCACTGGCTTTATTGTGCAGTGTGGATGCCAATGAGTCACTGGATGTAGTGTCTATCAGTCCTGAAAGtggcaaaacaattttttaaagagGATCCTGGTTGTGCCAACAAGCAGGTGACTGAGggtatcaatttttttttttatttttttgctacaTTTGTGGTAATTGAGTGACAGATTTTAGCTCATACTAAGTGAGGTACTGAATTTGCTTACCCAATACCTCTGAAGTCTGTGACTCATGTTTCAAATGTGCAAATGAAGGATAGGTGTCTGCCCAGTTGGGATTTAAAAACTTAGTAGAGTGGCCATTTAAACTGTGTCTGTTGGGTTTTGTCTGCTCACAGAGTTTTAGTGAAATTTTTCTCATGGTAGTGGACTGGGGCCAATTTTGGGGAAGCATGTGCGAATAGGCCATGGCAGAAATCAGTGCTGCTTCAAGGACTGTCAACTCTTGATAAGATTTCCGAGTGGAATTTCACATCAACAGTAATAGTGAGGTATTTCCTCCATCCCACTGTTCCTGCCTTATCcccagaaaattaaattcactGCAGAATCCCAGTGGAAGACCTTATATGGAGGTGATGGAAAAGGTCTAACATGCCTGCAAGTTCAGCTGCCATATCAAAAAATGCTGAGGATTAGTTATTGCTGCACTTGGTATCATCTTATAAACATACTCAAAGCTTGTTAAACAGAATTGTACCTTCAAGCATCATGACTGCATTTCAGAGATATTGGATGAGTTGTTATGGGGATGAACCGACACTGGAAGTCTCTTACTCCCTTGTCATCAACTACAAAGTCACTTAAATATTGTCACTTAATGTTCTTGTTGTTCTCTCACTCAAGTTAATGTTGGCAGAACTATATGGCTGTATCATCCCTTTTTATGTTAATCgccatattttttatttacagatttcCTGATGCTGAAACAGCATCTGCTATAGCAGAGCTTGGATGTAAGCACATTTGCAAAGATGTAAGTGAATCCCATGTGGATAAAGCCAATAAAATAGTTACTACCTGTGCTTTCATGTGCAAGGCTCCTCTGCACGAAATCTTTGATGGAATTGGAACAATGATAGAGGAAGTCCTGAAACTTGCCTGAATGAGAGTGTACAGGCTTCTGTAAGGAAATCAATTTAGCAAAGCATGAGCATTTAGCTTCTTTTGAtggtattaataaaataatgcagCTATCAAACTTCACAGTTCctggtgttttttcttaatctgtAACACGTCAGATAGTTATTGCCATGTTAATCCTATTTGTTTCTCCCTTAAAATAGAAAGCATGTGTTGAAGTTGCTGTGTTTGCTGATCTATTAATCCAAATGTATTCAGTCTTGCTAAGTAACGTAGGCACCCTTCTCATCCAATGGGTTTTTCTCACATCACTGATGATTATCCGTAACTTACATTTGGGATTACCCAGGTATAATTACAGATGACATAGCTGTAAATGCGTCTATATCTTCAGTATAGAGgagtaatttaatttctctttccaatcaaaagggaaaaagatctTTTCTCTGCAGGTCCTGAAACAAGCATAAACTAATTTTATAAACCAAGAGTCAGAGTACGAAGTACTTAAGTACAAAGAACTTAAGTACAAATTAATACTTTGCATATGGAAAATATACAACTAGTGgtgtaataaatgaaataatttttttttactaaaatgaagtagctttattttttttatttttaaacttttttttacatACTTCAGTGCTCTAAAGTAGGTACACTTTATACATCTTAACAACACCTGCTTTGATCTTATAAATGTGGGCAAAAGTTAGCCTCTCAGAAGCACAATCTTTCAAGGCCTTGTCTAAGTAAAAGTGGTGAGACTCAAAGGAACTAAAGATTCCCAGAATTAGTTACCAAGGTGAGTAGATTGTCACTGTGGTCACTTAGTGGTTGCAGCATAAGATGTGTCTTGATACCTACTGCAGACACTGCAGTAATCTAAACATGGCATCACTAATTGGTGCTGAGTGGGAATGGTTGTCAAAGTAAAAAGACAGCAGATAATCTTTTGAAGTAAACAGCTTGAGCATAAACTTGAAATGCGGCAGAAGCAGCTTTCTTATTAAAAACTTGCAATTGTTCACAAGAGCATAGTATATCTTTTACCAGGACTACACTTGCATGTATGCAGTCAGAAAATGTAGGACTACCACAACCTCTCTcactgtaaaatgtttcttgcCTACTAAGAATAAACACCCCCCAGCCTAAATGCACAGTTGTTAAAAGTTTCTGGTTGTCTCAGTGGTTGAAGTGGGGCTGAATCTCCTGTTGAGCCAGCACCTTTTAATTGAAGTGGGTATACGGCAGGACTAAACCTGTACAATTAAGCAGCCAAAAGATGGGGCTGGGAAATGCTTCTGGGACTAGGAGCATAGAGTTGTCCCTCTTGCTGTGTAGCAGCGTGATGAAGAACATTCCGGTCTTGATAGCAAAGCCTGACGTACTGCAGAGTATCAAGAGCTACTActctgttttatgtatttattttgctacaAACGTCAAAGCTCTGATGTAGCAGGTGGCCTCTTCAAGGAGACTTTATAGCTAAATGTACAGAAATACATGTTTAGAGActtattttctgtccttctcaCAGTGGTGTTTCTCATAGAGACAGCATTTCCGTACCCCTCCAGAATTTCGATTTCCTTTACGAAGTGATTTTGCAGAAGCAGAACGTGCAGATTTCTTTTGGCAGAAGACTAGGGAAATTTTTATGCAGCACGCAGGCAGTGCTCTGCCTCTAGAGACACAAGATAATTGAAGTAGACTGTGCCAGCAGATCTTCAGCCTCTCTCACTGAACGGTGCGTGTTATTTCTAAATTACTTACTTAGTCAAAAACCGGAATATTGGACTGACAATGGCTCTTGTGTTAGTAAGTCCAATTTAAAAGTGCTTGAGTCACTAAGGCCTCTTCctgaattttgtttgctttgtgaatAGCATCTAGCTGTGAGTTCAAAGTAAGCGCAGTTTCTCTGAAACTGCTCTAGCTGACTGTCCTGATAAAACATACTTAATATGGAACAGTCCTTTACTTTTTCCAGGTTGTACACAGTCTCTATAATGCCTTCTGTGGCTTCTGCAGGGAGGACTTCAGAAGCATTGGATTGAAATTTTTTATCCAGGTCCTCCTTTTTCAGAGGTTTCCTCCAGTGCCCATAGAAGGTGTCGCAGCGGTCGCTAATCGTGTTGCCATCCTGAAGCACAACAGTCACTTCGCAGTAAAGGACTCTCAAAGCTAGGTTTGTTATCGGCAGGGTGCTCTAGCTGCATTTGCAGAGAAGCTCCCGTAAGGCTGGCCGGTGGATGTCTCACCTGGCAAAGGACTGGACTGACATGCTGCCgtccagcagagcagagcaggcaacGAACTGGAAGGAGTGTCGAGCTTCGTGTTCCGAGTTAGGGTTGGCCTGTTCACGTACTTGACTTCTGGGACTTTGACAATGACTTTCTCAATTTTATCAAGGGGAAGCAAGTTGTCGCTGCTCTCTATGAGCTTCCTCCTACCAGCAGATGCTGCATCAGCCACCAGTGCGTTCCAAGATGAGCAGGGAAGCGCTTGATGGCCACGTCTTGCTGGTCCAACAGCCAGGCATAGGACTGCAAGGTTGGCAGAGACTGTGGACTGTAGTCTGTGTAAAAGGCACCCATCCCCGACTCCATGTCAAGAtctgtttgtttccttgaagGTCTGTGAGGCTAAGCAAGCGCTTCCAGGTCCGTGCTTGGCAGCGTTGCCAATGTGGAGGGGCTTCGTTTGGGTTGCTGCATTCGCCAGGGGGGCACCTGCATAGGAGGCAGCAATAGCCAAGGTGTTTTTGCATTTCACCTGGTCAAGAGCTAGCAGTTTTGCGCAAGCTGCTGCACTCCCTATCGTACCAACCACAGTTGGTGGGTGAaacctgagaaaacaaaaagtcttcGTTACCCTATTTCAGAAAGTCATCCAAATTCACTTTATATACAAGCTTCAATTTCCCTTTACTACACTGGAAGGTGGCCAGGACTGTAAAGAAGCATACATTCATATTTCAGGTGTGGTCCTAATGGAAGAAACTGCtgttttccccaggaaaaaGTTAAGCTGGAATAATAGCACTTGTAATAGGGCCTTCCCAGAAAGCAATTGGAAAGTTAGAAGTGCTCAAAGTCAAGGTAAACTGAACAGGAAAATCGCAAAAGCAATCATAGTTTTTCCTCGTCTATAAATTACACATACTGGAGGATGCAAGTTCTATTATTCTGAACCAGGTTTGCAAAATTGgtagaaggaaaacacaggagCTACCAAGGGAGACATCTAGTCCACCCCATACTTCGAGGGCATTCCCCCACCCTGTTTCTTGGGCTCTGCTCTGAGCCCAGTACCGGTGACTCAGGCTGCTGAGAGCAATGTGAGCAAGAGAGCAAGGTCATATATGTTCTGAGATCTTTAGACCTGTGTGGTAAATGTTGCTCCTTTGATgctgatttttaattaatagaGAGATCAGCAGAGCCTTCTTGTAAGCTGATCAATGCTCTCAAAAGAAATCGATTACCCAAGCAGTAAGGAGACATGTAAGTACATTCATGTCTAAGATTTGCTTGAAGCTTTGCAAAATTGCTGGATCgacaacagaaaatatgattAACTATGCTATGTGTATATTAAGTGCTATCTAATTAAGTATATTAACACTTCCATTTAACTTTTTActtgaagtatttttatgtaCCTTTTTGGAATATTCCTGGCTTCATTGGAAAAGCGTAGCAACCTGCCTTGCACCTCAATTCCCACGTTGAAAGCTAAGAGCAGGTCAAgacctgagatttttttcttctgaggaaagGCCTCAGAGAGAGCAATCACggcagggagcacagccccAGAGGGGTGTGTGGCTGGATGCCACGTGTCATCAAAATCCATTGAGTGCACCTAACAAAAAGAGAAGCTTTAATTCGTCATCAGCAATAAACTTGGACTTGGCAAGACTGgataaatcaaatgaaaatagtgTAGCTGGTgtaaaaaagactgaaaaactaGTTTTTCCTTAGAAAGTGAAACTTAAAAGGTCTTTCTTCTAAGTCCTTTACTCTCAATGTGGCTCTGTGAGAAGTGGAAATGCAATATAAAGCATTTATCATgctttataataaatatatatataataattctAACTCAGGTTAATTCATAATTCTAACTCAGGTTGCACCAGTCTAAAACCAGTTTGACAATGATTCTTTTTTACAGCAGTGTTTCCAGCTTTAATTAGATGATATAATTATGGTATAATTATAGCAGCAATTTTAGGTCTTCCATATGAATGGTGAATTTTCACTTCCCCCAGAACAATATATAAACATAATGAATTGACTTCCCCTGTGCTGCAACTGAAGCTGGCATTAGAGTTTACCCCACTAAAGCTAGAGCAGCCCAAGCCCACCCCCACTAACAGTTATATCAGAATAACTTCTCTGGTGCAACCAGCACAAGCCTGCAAATGGACATCAGACTTTAGCCTGAATTTTGAGCATATCCTCATGTTGCATGAGGAGCCAGATTGCCTGGAGCTCCTGGGAGCAGGAGAAATCTACAATCTTAATACTGGGACAAGCTGCTTAGCTTAAGAGTATCCAGagatctcttctctctcccacaCCTAGAGCCCAGCTTTTAGGTGTTTCTGTAAGTCCTAAAGACCAGAGAGCATCAGGAACAgcatttttaatacagtaatGCCTCAGAATCTGAACCCTTGCACCCATTTACCCACGTCTTCCTTCAGAGATTTACCAACTGGCAAGGTGGCAGTGCTCCCTGGCACTCAGCTCTTGCCCTGCAATGCTGGGCAGACAGAGGGAAATCAAGTTCCTGCCCTGAAGAGTCCTGATGCCAGCTGTGAGGATACCCTGCATGTGGGATGGCGAAAACTGTCTGATACCATGTAAGCTGCATTCCTGTTGTCTTCACTAAGAGGTACTGTATCTCATCTACAATTTTTTCTACACTGGAAATGAGGTGTCAGATAAGACTTCTGGTCCTGTTGGCAAATGAATTTAGGTAGGTTTAACATATCATTTCCATGGATGGTCACCTTCTTAGTTTTGCATCATAGCCAAATTAGTTCACTCCCACCTCTTGGTGCATCTGTTGATTTCACCTGGTTTCAGCCTAAATTTGAATTTAGACAAACTTCCGGGAAGCCAATAATGCTTTACTGGCAAAGTGCGTCCAAAATCCAGAACTGGCTTTTGCAAACTGCGTGACTGAAGATTAAATTGTTCTGTGATAcattgtatgtgtgtatgtatacatgcatatgtctgtatctgtgtttttctgttactaTACTTTGCAAGCTGGAGTGAAATCTGCTTATACCAGTGAGAGCTGGAGCATCTCTTTGTTATGCAGTTGCTGTAGCCAGGCAGTAACAAGCTGTAGGGTTCTGACCTTTGAAAACAGCCCTGAATCCCAAATTAAAGGTAAGGGATGCAGATATATATTATACCTTGAGCCTGGTCTCATTGGAAGAAAGTTGAAGCACATTAGGGCAAGACACTAGTGAAGTTTTGTAGTAGGCTTCAGGCACAAGAATAAAGTAAACTAAGATTTTAGGAGCATGCTGTTCTCTGGAGTGAGAATGGAATCAATTAGTGTGATTTAAGAGCAAATAAAAGAGCATCTCTTACAGCCACTCCATTCACAAAAGTTGCATACAGAGGAGGCAGTCGGAAGTCCAAGTGGCCCCAGATGGTACTGGATATGTCTGAGCTGTAGATCTGGAACAAATTGACATCAATTAATTCAAAGTCCTGAAACCAAGGATAAACGTGAGCTGTATCTCTGATGTAACTGAGATCAGATCCTACCCTCTTGAGACCCAACTGTTCCCTTTCATAGGAGAAATACCTTTATATTGGAAAGTATGAAAAGAAACTCATTTTCCTGATGACCTCTGTCAAGGGCTCTTTCCACCCAAGCAGATCACAGGGGGCAGGCCAACAGCATGGACCTGGCCATTCAGTACCTCCACAAAAACTCTGGCCATCCGTGTCGTTTCTCACTGCTCATGAGCAATTCCCTCAGGGCAGTCATCTTGTTGGGGAAGATCTCCAGGTAAAGGTTATGTCTTTCAACATTTTAGTAGACCCTGGTAAATGATATGTGGCCTCCTGATGCTGGTACTCCCGTGCTCTAAAGGGCGCTGTTCCTCTCCTTTTGATGCACAGATCTTTTTGCCAACAAAAGATCtttatgaaattaaacaaaagggAATACCACCACAGTCTGGGAGGGGGGATATCTGTGCAAGGAGCCTTATTGTCACGCAGAGTTCTGTAGCCCGAGCCCAACTGGCCATGTATTTGCAGTAAAACATCGGGCTAAATCCCATCCTCACTGATGCAATCCTATGTTGGGAAGGGCTCTCCTTGGGGTCAAGTATTCCTTTATCACAAGCAGTGTAAGACTGGAGGAGAAACATGGCCAATGTACCTCTGATGACAGTAATGTTTTGTGGACTGAAAATAATCCAATACTAACTTTTCATCCATTTAACTGTCCCTTATTTTGGAAAGTCCAGTGCTAAGTAATGTTTGCTTTGCTGGTGCTTTTAATAAGATCTCATaggtgaaggaaagaaagggattCTTAATAAACTATTTTCTGCTTGTGGTGGGGAGTCTAAGCATGCAGTCTGTTACGCAGAGCTTTGCCCattcagagttaaaaataacTCAAGCAATGAAGTTTCCCTATCTCCAGTGGGAAGAACTTGCCTCTTTCCATCCCCCAAATAACTTCACAATGACAAAGTTTCCCTTTATAGCTTATATTAccctttgcttttcctgtagGTAATCATTAGTGTATACCATGAATGCCAAACTTACTTTGCTGTACTGTTTCACTTTGTGGTAGACCTCGGTGCTGGTCCCCAGAAGCCCTACTCCCAGAGTATCCAGAATCATTCGCTTGCTTCTCTGAATGACTTGGTCTGTCAGGTGGTTTGCATTCAAACCATGAATCACATTGGCAAAGTTTCCTGTAACTgtctgagagggaaaaaataaataaattagatgttttcctttattaaaaacaaaacaaaacaaacaaaaaaaacacacttttcttccttttttttttttttctttctgtctggggTTACTGCTTAGCATGCTGGCACGGATTGCATCAGCAAAACAAAGGCCtgatttcttcccctttttattCCCAGAAATGCCATATAGTtatttatgttttgattttactttcttttgtgtCCTTATCTGttctcatttctgctgcttcctccttAAGTCCTCGAGGCTAAGTACTGCAGGTGATGTGACTTTGCAagacattatatatatttatataaatatttatgttacacacacacgcacaatAGATACATGTaaagaaacacaagcaaaaagcaCCTGGCTTTCCATAGCACTTTTTCATagcagctgaagtcagtgggaatgTGGCAGTTCAGGCCCACACAGCCACTAGCACTCCAGGAGGCAGGATTTAATCTCCCCGAGAAGCAGGATTACTATCACAAGGCTTGCTGACCTTGGAGCTGAGCAGGGGGGGACCTGGCAGCGTTACCTTGCACCCAGCTCCCACTGAActccagctcagctgcagttcCAGCTTTTCTCCAAGGCAAGGTCTTGCCTCTACAAAAAGCAGTGACTCCTTGATCCTGGGTCCTGCTGATCTGGGAATTAtattgcttctctctcttttttttttttttttttttttaattttcccattGAGCACTGACCCATTATGCAAACAGCCTGCTTCTTCTTGACTGGAGCTGTTAGCTGCTGTTAATATCTCAATTAGAAAGTTCCTTTGGAAATCATCTCTTCCCACTTACTCCTCCTTCCCTTTACTCTACTCCCTTGCACATATCCACACACAGTGATAGTATTTCCTCTTGGCCTTCATTTGGCTAAGTTAAATAAACTGAACTGTGCTGCTCTCTCCTTTTTAATACAGGCTCACCCCTACTATGCTAGTAGCTTTTCATTGCACTCTTCTAACTGGATTTCTCTCTCCTGGCAATGTTGACCAGAACTATACAGaatcaatcacagaatcatggaatcacagaatggtttgggttggaagggacctcaaaggtCATCTActtccaatccccctgccatgggcagggacacctcccaccagaccaggttgctcaaagctccatccagcctggccttgaacacctccaaggatgggaaTCCATTATTTCAGGTGAGTTCTCACTGAGCTCTGTGCTAAAGCATTAAAACTATCTTGAGGAACACAGGGCATTGAAAGCGGGTGAATCACATATCCCACAGCATGATGCACGCCCACTGAACATGAACAGTAAGGGTACAACAAATGCTTACACAGAAAAGTTCACCTTACAGTGCAAAGAAACAAGACAGTACCTTTGCCAACATCTTGGAGGGATGGTGCGTGGTcccagagagaagcagcaaatgaGTGATagccagggagctggggaaatCACTCTTTCACTACTTATATACGTGTGTTTGGGGTGGGGAACGGCATATTAAGCCTGTTCTGGTGTTCATCTTGTCCTGCCcatttcctcctctgcctggaaatgttcccttttcttcactttcaacTTTCCTCTGACTAACTATACTGTAAACTGCTGGAATGTGTGAACATGGATAGGACTTTGCCAGTCACATTCACATGTCATGAGTGAACTAATATATGTGATATTTTATTACCAGATAGAAACTAGTATATTGATTTGAATACCTTACATTTGGGAGCATGGAGAGAAGAGGTCACCAGGTGTGTCAGGCTGACCTTGGGGAACCATGGTACACTGTGGATAACTTTACTGGCCAGGACAGAAATCGACCCAGCACCAGAATACAGGGTGGCAAAGGCTGTTTTAACTTAAACGTcctattatatattttatttcccctcACTATATCTGTGTCCTTTGTAACACATGCAGTTCAGACATGGGTATTGCCTACCATCAGAATTTCAGACCATATGCTGGGTTAGCATCTCTTGGCATTTGATAGTGCTTTAAAACCATGAATCACTATATGAGATCAAATAAATCAGATTCTTTCCTACTGGCAAGCTTTCTGCATCTCAGGCAAGGATGACTTCCCTGAGGAAGGAGGCACTTCTCCCATTGCTAATTTAGGGTTTTCACTGCTGTGGGAGTCTCAGACTACTACAAAGTAGAGAAATCCATGCCCATCCATCCCATCAGGAATGCAGCAGATCCCAGAACAGCATGAATGGAGGCCACTAAATAAattggaattaaaaatgaatgtatgtCTGAAGTTTGGGCATGTTCTGGATTAGGGAGCAAAGTAGCATATCTTTTCAGAGTCGCAGTCTTGCACTTAGGTGTTCACTGCCTAAAACCTACTTAGAGGAGCCTCAGCCCTTTAAATCCAGCCTTAGATCATTTTGTAAAGCTTTCTCCAACTCCTGAGGGCTTCCAGACAGAGAACCGCATGGATCTACAGATGAAGTTTAACAATGATTTGAGTGGACCTAACTACGACAGAAAGGGACAGTCCCGTCCCAGGTTGaatcctctccctgctcctgtccctggACATGTAGTTCTCCCTGTGATGCTCAGCAGACCCCTTTCTGCATCCAGCCTCCCTACAGAGCCGGTCCAGGATTCtcagctgtcagaaaaaaatgattcattgcttcagaaatgcaaaattaaatcttGCAGTATaagcagagggagagaggagtaGGGCTAGCAGTATTGTGTGAGATCTGGGGAGGGCACGGGCATGTAAAAAGAGACATCGGTTGTTCCTCAGACAGTGCCAACCCAGACATCTGCTTATTTTACCTGTGCCTAATTATGgatttgtggtggttttgccTTGCTAGGCAgccaaactccaccacaactgctctctcactcctcctctcTGAAGatgaggggaagaagaaagggaaaaaacaacccatgttgagataaggataatttaattaaaggaaaaataattattaagggaaaattattattaattaagtgaattaactaaagggaaaaggaaaagggggaaagggaaaaaaacaaaacaaaaataacaacaacaacaaaaacaacaacaaaaaaaagcaaagccatgtggaggcacagaggaaagaaattactctctacttcccaccaacGAGTGATGCTTGACGacatccttgaagcagggcctcaatgcaTGTAGCcgttgtttgggaggacagatgcTTTCACAAccagagcccacccctcccctcttcttcctttt
This genomic window from Cygnus olor isolate bCygOlo1 chromosome 1, bCygOlo1.pri.v2, whole genome shotgun sequence contains:
- the LOC121061270 gene encoding glutamine amidotransferase-like class 1 domain-containing protein 3A, mitochondrial isoform X1, whose protein sequence is MGKRVALVLAGCGVFDGSEIHEASAALVHLSRGGAEVKIFAPNIEQRDVVNHLKGSPTDEKRNVLVESARLARGNIQDLAELKVSEFDAVIFPGGFGVAKNLCSWAVDGKNCTVNEHVNSTLQAFHRAKKPIGLCCISPVLAAKVFPGCEVTVGQDKNVDGRFPDAETASAIAELGCKHICKDVSESHVDKANKIVTTCAFMCKAPLHEIFDGIGTMIEEVLKLA
- the LOC121061270 gene encoding glutamine amidotransferase-like class 1 domain-containing protein 3A, mitochondrial isoform X2, giving the protein MGKRVALVLAGCGVFDGSEIHEVKIFAPNIEQRDVVNHLKGSPTDEKRNVLVESARLARGNIQDLAELKVSEFDAVIFPGGFGVAKNLCSWAVDGKNCTVNEHVNSTLQAFHRAKKPIGLCCISPVLAAKVFPGCEVTVGQDKNVDGRFPDAETASAIAELGCKHICKDVSESHVDKANKIVTTCAFMCKAPLHEIFDGIGTMIEEVLKLA
- the ACOD1 gene encoding LOW QUALITY PROTEIN: cis-aconitate decarboxylase (The sequence of the model RefSeq protein was modified relative to this genomic sequence to represent the inferred CDS: inserted 4 bases in 4 codons; substituted 2 bases at 2 genomic stop codons), which translates into the protein MTFGSLPFDNSRFTSKTVTGNFANVIHGLNANHLTDQVIQRSKRMILDTLGVGLLGTSTEVYHKVKQYSKIYSSDISSTIWGHLDFRLPPLYATFVNGVAVHSMDFDDTWHPATHPSGAVLPAVIALSEAFPQKKKISGLDLLLAFNVGIEVQGRLLRFSNEARNIPKRFHPPTVVGTIGSAAACAKLLALDQVKCKNTLAIAASYAGAPLANAATQTKPLHIGNAAKHGPGSAXLSLTDLQGNKQXLDMESGMGAFYTDYSPQSLPTLQSYAWLLDQQDVAIKRFPAHLGTHWXADAASAGRRKLIESSDNLLPLDKIEKVIVKVPEVKYVNRPXPNSEHEARHSFQFVACSALLDGSMSVQSFARXDIHRPALRELLCKCSXSTLPITNLALRVLYCEVTVVLQDGNTISDRCDTFYGHWRKPLKKEDLDKKFQSNASEVLPAEATEGIIETVYNLEKVKDCSILSMFYQDSQLEQFQRNCAYFELTARCYSQSKQNSGRGLSDSSTFKLDLLTQEPLSVQYSGF